In the genome of Fervidobacterium nodosum Rt17-B1, the window AAATAAAATTATAGATACACTATTAAAACTTGGCGCAAGACTTGCAGAAAACGGTGAATTTACTAGAAGAGCATTTCTTAATGGTAAAATTGATTTAATCAAAGCAGAATCTATACTCCAAATAATTGAAGCAAAGAGCGAAAAGAGTCTTAAACTCGCTCTTGATAATCTGAAAGGTAAACTTTCAAATGAAATTGAGTATTTACGCTCCAGCTTAATAAACGTTTTGTCAAAGATTGAAGTTTCAATTGATTATGGTGATGACATAGACGTTCCCAAAGAAGAGATACTTAACGATCTTATAAATGTTCAATCTTTTTTGAAAGAAAAGATTAAGCATGCCGATAAAGGTTTACATATTTCAACTGGTGTAACTATGGCAATAGTCGGAAAACCTAACGTCGGTAAAAGTACTTTATTAAACAGATTGTTAGTTGAAGATCGTGCCATAGTAACGGACATACCAGGTACAACACGTGATGTTATAAAAGGTGAATTGAAGATAAAAGGCGTCCATTTTATCATATCAGATACCGCTGGTATAAGAATGACCGAAGATAAAGTGGAGAAAATAGGTATTGAAAAAGCTCTAAATGAAGCAAAAAAATCAGATGTCATTTTGTTTTTGCTGGACGCGACAACAGGTTTTACTAATGAAGATGAATATATATACAATTTAATCAAAGATTGTAATTTCATACCTGTTTGGAATAAAATTGATATAGCTGAGAAAGTAGACAAAGACATAGTATTCTTGAGAAATAGTGTAGTGATAAGTGCTGAAACTGGTAGAGGAATGAGAGAGCTTGAAGAAAAGATACTTGAATCTGTTAAAGTTTTAGTAGAAGATGGCGAATTATCTCATGTCACATCGAAAAGGCAATTAGAATATCTTAAACGCGTCGAATACAATATTATAAAAGCCATAAATTCTCTGAAAAAAAATATGCCACTAGATATAATATCAATTGATATAAGAAATGGTTTAGAACAATTAGATGAACTAATGGGTAGAAATTTTACAGAGGACTTGCTGGACAATATCTTTTCAAATTTTTGTGTTGGAAAGTAATAAAAAAAGCGGGCTTTTTCTGCCCGCATAAAGCCGTGGGGGGTGTATCTCAAGGGGGATAGGGGGTTCTCTGGAATAATTTTATCACTTTTTTGTTAAATTATTAGCTCTTTAATTTATAATATCCAAATACAATTGTGTTAAGTTATTTTTAATGTAGTAAAAATTAGGTTTTTGTACATATTTTTAGTTTTTTCCCATCTTTCTATACATTTAGACAACGTATACATAAAAATCGTTCAAAAATTTTTTAGGTTTTTTAAGAGGTGATTTGATGAAGGCAGATATAGCTGTTGCATTGTTGATAGTTTCAATTATATTTTTAATGATTATTCCAATTCCAAATTTTTTACTTGATTTCTTTCAGCTTCTCAATATTTCAATATCTCTTGTGTTGCTTTTTTCTACAATGTACATTAAAAATACACTTGAACTTGCCTCTTTTCCAACGTTACTTTTAATAATAACAATTTTTAGACTAGCATTGAACGTCGCATCGACAAGGGCAATACTTCTTCAGGGACCAAAATTCGGTGGAAAAGTAATTCTCACATTTGGAAACTTTGTTGTCGGTGGTAATTATGTTGTAGGTATAGTAGTATTCTTGATTCTTGTAATTATCCAATTTATAGTCATAACAAGAGGTTCAGAACGTATTGCGGAAGTTGCAGCACGTTTTACATTAGATGCAATGCCTGGTAAACAGATGAGTGTTGACGCAGATTTGAATGCAGGACTTATTACAGAAGAAGAGGCACGAAGAAGAAGAGAACAAATAAGAAGGGAAGCAGACTTTTACGGTGCAATGGATGGTGCTTCAAAATTTGTTCGTGGAGATGCTATAGCAAGTATAATAATAACAATTGTCAACAGCCTTGGTGGTATAATAATAGGTATACTTATGCACAAAATGGGAATAGGAGATGCTGCTCAAAAGTTTTTACTTTACACCGTAGGTGATGGGCTTGTAAGTCAGTTGCCAGCTCTTATGGTCTCTACAGCAACTGGAATAATTGTTTCCAGAAGTGCAGCAGAAGACAACCTTGGAATGGAACTAATTAAAGAATTAGCAGGTGAAAAGAAGGTTATAATACTTACTGGAAGCGTTATAATGTTCCTTGGAGTAGTAACTCCGCTCCCAACATTAACAAGTTTACTAATCGGAGGTCTTTTTTTAGCCGTTGGTTTATTAATCAGAGGAAAAGAGTTAGAGCAGCCACAGATAGTTGGCGCTGGTACTGCTCCTGGTATGGTTCAGGGGCCTGCTCCTTCGGTACCAGCGGGACCTATTCTTTCAACACCAGAAGAAGTATCCGAAGTGATACAGTCAGATACTGTTGAAATAAATATTGGATACGGATTATTACCACTTGCTGATTTATCTCAAGGCGGCGATATGTTAGAAAGGCTTACAATGATACGAAGACAATTAGCTCAGGAACTTGGACTTGTTCTTTCACCTATAAGAGTCAGAGATAGCGTTATTTTAAAGCCTAATGAATATGCAATCTTTATAAGAGGAGCGGAAGTTTCAAGATACGAATTGGTGCCAAATCGTCTTCTTGCAATAAACCCGGGTTTTGTTACCGAAAGGATTGCTGGTATAGAGGTTAAAGAACCTGCATTTGGTTTGCAAGCTTTTTGGATAGACGAGAGTAAAAAAGATGAGGCAATACAAAAAGGCTTTACAGTAGTTGACGCTCCAACGGTTTTTGCAACACACGTAACAGAAATACTTAGAAAATACGCTCCTGAACTCCTTGGGAATAGAGAATTCCAATTACTTGTTGATGGATTAAGAAACAAGTTCGATAAACTTGTTGATGATGTTTTCAATGTTATAAAACCGTCAGCTGTGAAAAGAGTGCTTCAAGAATTGCTTAGAGAAGGGGTTTCCATAAGAAATTTACCTTACATATTTGAATTAATACTTGATAATGCTGACAAAGCAAGAGATGTTGAAACATTGGTTGAGTATGTTAGAAGGGGTTTAAAAAGGCAAATTGCTTCAAAGCTTCTTGCTATGGATAAACAAATTCACGCGATAGCTTTAGACAGTGAGTTAGAACAAACTCTAACAGAATCAATTTCGGAGAGTGAAGAAGGAAAATACATAAGCATAAACCCTCAGATTATGAGAGAGTTAATTGAAAAGATATCAATAGAGTTGGAGGCACTTATGAGAAAGGGGTATATTCCAATACTTGTTGTATCTGGTACAATTAGACCTTACATTTCTAGAATGGTTGTTCGGTTTATTCCTGGAGTAACAATCATTTCTTTCGAAGAAATTCCGGAAGATATTAACCTTTCAATTGAAGGTGTGGTGAGGTTATGATTGTAAAAAAATACGTGGTTACTGATATTAAAGAGGCGTTTGAAAAAATCAGAGTTGAACTTGGAAAAGATGCTGTGATACTCAGTACAAGGAAAATTAAAAAAGGTGGTTTTTTAGGAATAGGTGCAAAAACCTATATAGAAGTTACTGCAGCAACCTCAGATAAAAAAGAACAACAATCTGAGGAAAAAGGTCAAATTTACAAGCTCCAGGAAATACTATCAAAGAGTAAGACAAATAACCCTCAAAATGTTGAAGAAATAAGTGAAATTAAGAAAATGATGGTAGAGTTAAAATCAATGATTTCATCGCAGAGAACAAACGAACCTCAATGGGTTGAAAGTTTCAGGAAAGCACTTAAAAAACAAGATATCGATGATGAAATCTCAGATAAGCTTATCGAGTACTCAAAGATGAAATATCAAGAATTAGACTTTTCTAATGAAAATACAAGATTGATATTATCTGAAATGTTTTTACCTTTCATAAACACGTCTGTTCCTGACTTAAAAGGAAGAGTGTTATTCGCTGGTCCAACAGGTGTTGGTAAAACAACAACGCTTGCCAAGCTTGCTGCAAAATTGAAGCTTTCTGAAAAGAAAAGAGTAGCGGTTATAACATTAGATACTTACAGGATAGCAGCTGTTGATCAACTCAAGACTTATGCAATGCTTTTAGATGTTCCCATAAGAGTGGCATATACACCTAAAGAGGCAAAACTTGAAGTTGAAGCTCTTTCTGATTATGATGTTATTTTAATTGATACTGCTGGTAGGAGTCAAAAAAATGACCTACATATGTCAGAAATAAAGGCAATGTCTGAGATTGTAAGCCCCGATTTCACGTTTTTAGTAATTGGAATGCAGTATAGAAGTGAGGATGTTAAAGAAGTGCTTACAAAATTTTCGATGATTTCCCCAACGCATGTTATCCTTTCAAAAATGGACGAAACATCGGCATTAGGTCACTTTGTAAATGTTCCGAATTTTTTGAAAGCGCCT includes:
- the mnmE gene encoding tRNA uridine-5-carboxymethylaminomethyl(34) synthesis GTPase MnmE, whose product is MNILRGDNLNRDTIVALSTPPGIGAIAIIRISGNKSLELTEKTIKNKKINIKTLEERRINHGYFYDENGEIIDEIMFVYFKSPRSYTGEDMVEIYCHGGILVTNKIIDTLLKLGARLAENGEFTRRAFLNGKIDLIKAESILQIIEAKSEKSLKLALDNLKGKLSNEIEYLRSSLINVLSKIEVSIDYGDDIDVPKEEILNDLINVQSFLKEKIKHADKGLHISTGVTMAIVGKPNVGKSTLLNRLLVEDRAIVTDIPGTTRDVIKGELKIKGVHFIISDTAGIRMTEDKVEKIGIEKALNEAKKSDVILFLLDATTGFTNEDEYIYNLIKDCNFIPVWNKIDIAEKVDKDIVFLRNSVVISAETGRGMRELEEKILESVKVLVEDGELSHVTSKRQLEYLKRVEYNIIKAINSLKKNMPLDIISIDIRNGLEQLDELMGRNFTEDLLDNIFSNFCVGK
- the flhF gene encoding flagellar biosynthesis protein FlhF, giving the protein MIVKKYVVTDIKEAFEKIRVELGKDAVILSTRKIKKGGFLGIGAKTYIEVTAATSDKKEQQSEEKGQIYKLQEILSKSKTNNPQNVEEISEIKKMMVELKSMISSQRTNEPQWVESFRKALKKQDIDDEISDKLIEYSKMKYQELDFSNENTRLILSEMFLPFINTSVPDLKGRVLFAGPTGVGKTTTLAKLAAKLKLSEKKRVAVITLDTYRIAAVDQLKTYAMLLDVPIRVAYTPKEAKLEVEALSDYDVILIDTAGRSQKNDLHMSEIKAMSEIVSPDFTFLVIGMQYRSEDVKEVLTKFSMISPTHVILSKMDETSALGHFVNVPNFLKAPIAFITNGQRVPDDILEANNRELAVLLSREVLKYAKSS
- the flhA gene encoding flagellar biosynthesis protein FlhA, with product MKADIAVALLIVSIIFLMIIPIPNFLLDFFQLLNISISLVLLFSTMYIKNTLELASFPTLLLIITIFRLALNVASTRAILLQGPKFGGKVILTFGNFVVGGNYVVGIVVFLILVIIQFIVITRGSERIAEVAARFTLDAMPGKQMSVDADLNAGLITEEEARRRREQIRREADFYGAMDGASKFVRGDAIASIIITIVNSLGGIIIGILMHKMGIGDAAQKFLLYTVGDGLVSQLPALMVSTATGIIVSRSAAEDNLGMELIKELAGEKKVIILTGSVIMFLGVVTPLPTLTSLLIGGLFLAVGLLIRGKELEQPQIVGAGTAPGMVQGPAPSVPAGPILSTPEEVSEVIQSDTVEINIGYGLLPLADLSQGGDMLERLTMIRRQLAQELGLVLSPIRVRDSVILKPNEYAIFIRGAEVSRYELVPNRLLAINPGFVTERIAGIEVKEPAFGLQAFWIDESKKDEAIQKGFTVVDAPTVFATHVTEILRKYAPELLGNREFQLLVDGLRNKFDKLVDDVFNVIKPSAVKRVLQELLREGVSIRNLPYIFELILDNADKARDVETLVEYVRRGLKRQIASKLLAMDKQIHAIALDSELEQTLTESISESEEGKYISINPQIMRELIEKISIELEALMRKGYIPILVVSGTIRPYISRMVVRFIPGVTIISFEEIPEDINLSIEGVVRL